The proteins below are encoded in one region of Brassica napus cultivar Da-Ae chromosome A6, Da-Ae, whole genome shotgun sequence:
- the LOC125610234 gene encoding histone-lysine N-methyltransferase, H3 lysine-9 specific SUVH7-like encodes MDESTPIEATPFSYLIPSFADDDNHHMENIPSPTSQVVTPLQTVDDETSYTTPPPILQASPLQPANEENYNTPTPYQPLLLATPLSFISPSDESNTAAVNPNMGPIKRGRGRPKGSKNSKPSKKKMETSHPNNEVVVSGHNDETHNTSFSPHPPLMATDLQAIVPYDDSNHDSLADDDAAPSSDPLKRGRGRPKGSKSAKTPVKKLKPHNPDDKIFCPSFDSMITEEEKENGNEDLVDSVRMRFNAVCRRLGHISCEKAVVTTAFSRFTNMGVRTNKKKRIGPVPGVQPGDIFYFWGEMCLVGLHTQMPAGIDYLLAKDGEAEGLTTSVVTSVGHYNDKTDELHTLVYTGQGGTCKDGKPRNQDLTRGNLALVTSQKRGNEVRVIRGVEDPGDKKGKVYIYDGLYVVTHYWIEKGTTGFDEFKFNLVRKQDQPSGFATWKLAEELMKCGSSNRSRKGFVFEDISLGLEALPVPIVNEIDENDKEWPLDFDYRASSESLSMMIVLNHQSTGCNNTCQGGQSCGDPTCLCIQRNGGELPYDNRILLYRKPMIYECGESCSCPADCKNRLSQSGLKLRLEVFKTESCGWGLRSWEPIRAGTFICELVGTAKRRDEIEEDDEYVFDTSRVYKRFRWNYEPELVGEDCWDEVSEVYKLRSEILVSARAFGNVSRFMNHSCLANVMWQPVEFEKDGQPLVRIAFFAKRHIPPLTELRYDYGMSYDTGEVDEGGSRVFTGKRACLCGSENCRGSFE; translated from the coding sequence AACATCCCATCACCAACTTCTCAAGTGGTTACACCACTTCAAACTGTTGATGACGAGACCTCTTACACAACACCACCTCCCATTCTTCAAGCCTCACCGCTTCAGCCTGCTAATGAGGAAAACTACAACACACCAACACCCTATCAACCTCTATTACTGGCCACACCACTCAGCTTCATTTCACCATCTGATGAATCCAACACTGCTGCTGTCAATCCCAACATGGGTCCTATCAAAAGAGGACGAGGCCGACCAAAAGGTTCAAAGAATTCAAAGCCGTccaagaagaagatggaaacCTCTCATCCCAACAATGAAGTGGTTGTATCTGGTCACAATGATGAAACTCACAACACATCATTCTCCCCTCATCCTCCTCTAATGGCCACAGATCTTCAAGCTATTGTACCATACGATGACTCCAACCACGACTCTTTGGCTGATGATGATGCTGCTCCGAGTAGTGATCCTCTTAAAAGAGGACGGGGCCGACCAAAGGGTTCGAAGAGCGCCAAGACGCCTGTGAAGAAGCTGAAACCCCATAATCCCgacgacaaaatattttgtCCCAGTTTTGACTCGATGATAAccgaagaggagaaagaaaatGGGAATGAAGATCTGGTGGACTCCGTTCGGATGCGTTTCAACGCCGTTTGTCGTCGCTTAGGCCACATAAGCTGCGAGAAAGCTGTGGTCACAACTGCCTTCAGTAGGTTTACCAATATGGGTGTCAGAActaacaagaagaagagaatcgGTCCGGTTCCGGGGGTACAACCAGGAGATATATTCTACTTCTGGGGAGAGATGTGTTTGGTTGGACTTCACACTCAGATGCCTGCTGGTATCGACTATCTACTAGCGAAAGATGGTGAAGCAGAAGGCTTAACAACAAGTGTCGTTACATCAGTAGGACACTACAACGACAAAACGGACGAGCTTCATACTTTGGTATACACCGGGCAAGGAGGAACGTGTAAGGATGGTAAACCTAGAAATCAAGACCTTACAAGAGGAAACCTAGCGTTGGTCACAAGTCAGAAAAGAGGAAATGAAGTTAGAGTGATTAGAGGTGTAGAGGATCCGGGCGATAAAAAAGGGAAAGTATATATCTACGATGGTCTCTATGTGGTAACCCATTATTGGATAGAGAAAGGGACCACCGGCTTTGATGAATTCAAGTTTAATCTCGTGAGAAAACAAGACCAGCCTTCTGGTTTCGCCACGTGGAAGTTAGCTGAAGAATTGATGAAGTGTGGTTCGAGTAATCGGTCGAGGAAGGGTTTTGTGTTTGAAGATATTTCTCTTGGATTGGAGGCGTTGCCAGTTCCGATCGTGAACGAGATCGATGAGAACGACAAGGAGTGGCCTCTAGACTTCGACTACAGAGCCTCTTCGGAAAGTTTGAGTATGATGATCGTTCTGAACCATCAATCTACTGGATGCAACAACACTTGTCAAGGTGGTCAGTCATGTGGAGATCCGACATGTCTTTGTATTCAAAGAAATGGCGGCGAGTTACCGTATGATAACCGCATTTTACTATATCGTAAACCGATGATTTACGAATGTGGCGAATCCTGTTCTTGCCCCGCGGACTGCAAGAACAGGCTATCTCAAAGCGGTTTGAAACTCCGGTTGGAAGTGTTCAAGACGGAGAGCTGCGGTTGGGGGTTACGTTCGTGGGAGCCCATACGAGCCGGGACTTTTATCTGCGAGTTGGTTGGCACAGCTAAGAGAAGAGATGAGATTGAAGAAGACGACGAGTACGTCTTCGACACCTCTCGAGTTTACAAAAGGTTTAGGTGGAACTACGAACCGGAACTTGTGGGTGAAGACTGTTGGGACGAAGTCTCTGAAGTTTATAAACTTCGGTCGGAAATATTGGTCAGTGCCAGAGCTTTTGGTAACGTTAGTCGGTTCATGAACCATAGCTGCTTGGCTAACGTTATGTGGCAGCCTGTTGAGTTTGAAAAGGATGGCCAACCTTTGGTTCGTATTGCCTTTTTTGCAAAGAGACATATACCTCCGTTGACAGAGTTGAGATACGATTATGGAATGTCTTATGATACTGGAGAGGTTGATGAAGGTGGAAGCAGGGTTTTTACAGGTAAAAGGGC